The Plectropomus leopardus isolate mb chromosome 2, YSFRI_Pleo_2.0, whole genome shotgun sequence genome has a window encoding:
- the LOC121961112 gene encoding bladder cancer-associated protein, whose amino-acid sequence MYCLQWLLPVLLIPKPLNPALWFNHSMFMGFYLLSFLLERKPCTICALVFLAALFLICYSCWGNCFLYHCQDAALPDAAHDPAIVGT is encoded by the coding sequence ATGTATTGCTTACAGTGGCTTCTTCCTGTGCTGCTCATCCCCAAACCGCTGAACCCCGCGCTGTGGTTCAACCACTCCATGTTCATGGGCTTCTACCTGCTCAGCTTCCTGCTGGAGAGAAAGCCCTGCACCATCTGTGCCTTGGTCTTCCTGGCTGCCCTCTTCCTCATCTGCTACAGCTGCTGGGGCAACTGCTTCCTCTACCACTGCCAGGACGCCGCCCTGCCGGACGCCGCTCACGACCCAGCGATTGTTGGGACCTAG